GGTTAATATAAGGAGTATAAAATGGCAGATTTAAAATTAAATAAAGTAGCAAAAGTATACGAAGACGGCTACAAAGCTGTTAAGAACATTGATTTAGATATTAAAGATAAAGAGTTTATTGTGCTGGTCGGACCTTCAGGATGTGGTAAATCAACAACCTTGCGGATGATTGCTGGCTTAGAATCGATTTCTGAAGGTGAAATGTACATCGGTAATCAGCTAGTCAATAATGTCTCAGCTAAAGACCGTGATATCGCAATGGTATTCCAATCTTATGCCCTTTATCCACATATGAATGTGCGTGACAATATGGCCTTTGCGATGAAGATGCAAGGGGTCAGTAAAGAAGCACGTTACCAACGCGTCAACGAGGTGGCTAAAGTACTTCAACTTGAAGAACTTATGGACAAAAAACCTGGCGCTTTATCTGGTGGTCAACGTCAACGGGTAGCTCTTGGTCGCGCGATGGTTCGCAATCCGAAAGTCTTCTTACTAGATGAGCCTTTGTCAAACTTGGATGCTAAACTACGAGTTACTATGCGTTCTGAAATTGTAAACTTACACCGTGAGCTAGAGACAACTTTTATATATGTAACGCATGACCAAACAGAAGCCATGACGATGGGTACACGTATCGCGGTTATGAGTGTGGGGAATGTTGAGCAATTTGATACACCTGCTAACCTTTACTATAATCCAGCGAACATATTCGTTGCTGAGTTTATCGGTAGTCCGCAAATGAATATGATTACAGGTCGTCTATGGAAGCAACCAGAAAGCATTGAATTCCATTCAGGAGACTTACGTTTAGCTCTACCTGAAGCAATTGTGAAACGCTTGACAGCTGAGCCGGTAGGTCAAGAAGTGGTTTTAGGCATTCGTCCAGAGAACATTAATTTCGCTGGTGAATTAGAAGGACCTAATGTTGTTGAAATTGTAACTAAGAACGTTGAACAAGTTGGTTCAGATACCTTTGTTTATTATGATTTTGAAGGTGCAACGCGTATTAACTCGGCACGCTTCAATCCACCACGTCACGTTCCGATTGGGGAAACAATTCGGGTTGAATTAGAGATGGAGAATATTCACTTATTTGATAAAGCGAGTGAACAAAGTATTCTTAGTCCACGTGATGTAGATGGGTTGGCACAATAGTATGGCAGATATTATTGCGCACCGGGGATATAGTGGGAAATATCCTGAGAACACTCTGCTGGCCTTCAAGAAAGCTTATGAATTTGGTGCACACGGCTTTGAACTAGATGTTCATATGACGAAAGATGGCAGGCTAGTAGTCTGCCACGATGAGACCATTGACCGAACGTCCAATGGATCTGGTTCTATCCAAGAATTAACCCTTAAGCAGATTCAAAGCTATCAATTTCTAGCGGAATTTCCTGAATTTGCTGAAACTGAAGACCATCAAGATATCACTGCACCAAGCCTGCAGGAAGTATTCGAATGGTATAAGGATTTACCCGAAGCATTCCGATTAAATATTGAGTTGAAGACAGATATTAATCATTATCCAGATATTGTTCAAAAGACCTTGTCACTGGTAGATGAATATGGTCTGGCAGATAGAGTCTTCATTTCTTCATTTAATGCCTATACAATCTTGGAGGTACGTGAACGAAATCCTGAGATTGAAACAGGTTTTCTTACCTTGAATGCGATTTTGGATGCTGGGGAATATTGTAAGCGATATGGAGTGGAGAATTATCATCCGTATCATATGATGCTGTCACAAGCGGATGTTGACAGTGCTAAGCGCGAACAAGTACGGGTCAATGCTTACACTGCGAATAAGCCAGAAGAGATCCAGCGAATGATTGCCTTGGATATTGAAGGAATCATTACAAATGAAGTTGAACTAGCGCTATCGCTAATTTCAAAGTAGATGGAGTTAAAACTATGAAGAAAAATATGCAATTCATGAGCCTAGCGGTATTAATGGCTTCTATTTTTACACCTGTAGTACAAGCAGAGGGCTATTCCGTAGCGCTTATCACTGATCAAAGTAATTACCAAGCGAACTCTTTTAGTCAGAATGCTGTCGAAGGTCTGAATGAGTTTGCGAACAATCATTCGATACCTTTAGAAGAAGGCGGTGCCATTGCGATGCAAGCCTTCACTGAAACCGACTATATTACTCGTTTCGTGGAAGCGACGGAGAATGATTATGATTTAATTATCGGCCTGGGTGCGCAAACAGAAATTCATGTTGAAGAATTTGCTAACGCAAACCCTGACAAAGCTTATGCGATTATTGACTCAGCCATCGACCTACCGAATGTTACCTCTGTCTTATTTAAAGACTATGAATCTGCTTTCTTAGCTGGTATCGCAGCTGCTTTAGAAACGAAGAGTGAGAAAGTAGGTTTCATTGGAGGATTAGATAACGAGACGATAAATGCTTTTGAGGCAGGTTTCTTGGCAGGAGTTGAGGAAATTAACCCTGATATCGAAGTTCAAGTCACTTACTTAAATGGTTTTGACGATGCGAACGGTGCAACGCAAGCAACCCATGAGATGATTGAATCAGGAGCAGATATAGTATTCCATGCAGCGGGTCAAGCAGGTTTAGGTATGTTCTCTGCGATTCGCCAAAGATTGATGGAGAATCCAGAACAAGAGTTATGGGCAATTGGCGCTGACGTGGATCAAACACGCGAAGGAGCATACTTCGTTGGTGAAGAAGAGCGTTCATTTACGTTGACGTCTACACTGAAGAAAGCTGGTGAAGTGATTCGCGATATCGCTGAGCAGTCTTATAATGGTGAACTGGAAGCGGGCAATATTCAATATGGTGTCGCTGATGAAGCGATTGATATTTCAGCTGGACAATTAGAAGGGGAGACCTATGATATTGTCTCTGACTACCGTGATCAAATCCGCGCGGGTGAATTAGACGTTACAGCTCTCTTGAAGTAAGCTGCTTAGGCTATAAGTTAGCCTAAATCGTATTTTAAACCTAAATTCCCGTGAATTTTATACCCTACTTAAATAAACCAGAGAAAAAGTGCATTAAATTGCATTTTCTCTGGTTTTTCTCTTGACCTTTATACTTTTTGTAGCCTATATTAATTATAGGCTACAAAAAGTATAAAGTTTGTGAAATGCAGGAGGGAAAACAAAATGGCAATCCATAATTATTTAGTTGAAGTACCAAAAACAAAAACCAGCATTAAAACCGCTAAAAACGGAACTAATTATGTTTATTATTCAGTAGAAACTTACCGTAATAAAAATAACACACCTACTCATAGAGAGCGCGCTATTGGTAAATTAAATCCAGATGATCCAACTACTATGTACCCAAACGATAATTACTTAGAATTATTTGGAGCACCAGAAAAGATTGAACCAATCCAAACACCTAAAGCTCACTTAGCTGCTGAAACTGTATTCTTAAAAGAAATAGCTGAGATGAGTGGTTTAGAAGAAGTTCTAAAGAAGGTCTTTCCAGACTACTACCGTGAGATTTTAAACTTAGCTATCTACATCGTTAAAAAAGGTGGAGTAATGATGAATCTAGAAGATTATTATTCAAAACATGTACTCGCTTATGATCTAGTTCCACATTCTCATCAATTAAATAAGTTCTTTGAAGAGTTAACTATAGATAGACATTGGTCATTCTTTCAGGAGTGGAATAAGTACTTAGAAACAGACACAAGCTATCTAGCTTATGACGTAACAAGTGTATCTACTTATAGTCAAAACATACCAATAGCTGAAAGAGGATATAACCGTGACGGTGAGAAGCTAGACCAAATCAACTTTGGCACATTCTTTGATCCTGACAAGTGTCTTCCTGTTGCTTATGAAGTGTATAACGAAAGTATTCCTGATAAGACACACTTTACAAGTAGTCTTGAACTATCTAAGATTCTAAATTTTAAAGATGTTTGTTGGGTTCTTGATGGTGGCTTTATGACCGAAGGGAACCTTGAACAACTTGAAGAGATTGAAGAAGAGAAGTTTATAATGATGGCGCCACTAACTCAAAATAAGTTTAAAAATAAGGTTTTAGATGAAGTGTTTGATTTAGAAAAGGTTGATAACTACTGTTACAGCACTGCTGCTAACGGGAAGCAAGTAGAAATCGAAATCAATGGAAGTGAATATCAGCTATACTTATTTAGAGAGCCAATGCGTGCTGCAGAAGAAAAACAAACGATATATCAAAGAATAAAGCAAGAAGATGAAACGTTAGCCAAACAAAAAGGAATTAAAAAGAAAAGTTTTAGTTCTAAGTACCATAACCTAGAGCAAGTTAAAGGAGAACTAAAGGATTACCAGAAAAATAACGAAAAGATTGAAGAAAACCTTGAACTAGCAGGTACTTTTGCGATTCTTACAAAAGGAATGGATAAACATCCAGATCAGATTCTAGCTATTTATAGACGTCGTAATGAGATTGAAGGTTTCTTCAATGGCATGAAGAACACCCTTGACACAGACAGACTTAGAATTCATTTAATTTCAGCTATGGATGGCAAGATGTTCGTTACTTTCATCGCTTTGATAATACATTCTTATTTATTGAACCACGAAAGAAGTGATATGCCTAGCGATAGGAATGCACCTACTGTTAAGGCATTATTGTTAGAACTAGAGAAGATTACTC
This region of Suicoccus acidiformans genomic DNA includes:
- a CDS encoding ABC transporter ATP-binding protein, whose protein sequence is MADLKLNKVAKVYEDGYKAVKNIDLDIKDKEFIVLVGPSGCGKSTTLRMIAGLESISEGEMYIGNQLVNNVSAKDRDIAMVFQSYALYPHMNVRDNMAFAMKMQGVSKEARYQRVNEVAKVLQLEELMDKKPGALSGGQRQRVALGRAMVRNPKVFLLDEPLSNLDAKLRVTMRSEIVNLHRELETTFIYVTHDQTEAMTMGTRIAVMSVGNVEQFDTPANLYYNPANIFVAEFIGSPQMNMITGRLWKQPESIEFHSGDLRLALPEAIVKRLTAEPVGQEVVLGIRPENINFAGELEGPNVVEIVTKNVEQVGSDTFVYYDFEGATRINSARFNPPRHVPIGETIRVELEMENIHLFDKASEQSILSPRDVDGLAQ
- a CDS encoding glycerophosphodiester phosphodiesterase, which produces MADIIAHRGYSGKYPENTLLAFKKAYEFGAHGFELDVHMTKDGRLVVCHDETIDRTSNGSGSIQELTLKQIQSYQFLAEFPEFAETEDHQDITAPSLQEVFEWYKDLPEAFRLNIELKTDINHYPDIVQKTLSLVDEYGLADRVFISSFNAYTILEVRERNPEIETGFLTLNAILDAGEYCKRYGVENYHPYHMMLSQADVDSAKREQVRVNAYTANKPEEIQRMIALDIEGIITNEVELALSLISK
- a CDS encoding BMP family lipoprotein; the encoded protein is MKKNMQFMSLAVLMASIFTPVVQAEGYSVALITDQSNYQANSFSQNAVEGLNEFANNHSIPLEEGGAIAMQAFTETDYITRFVEATENDYDLIIGLGAQTEIHVEEFANANPDKAYAIIDSAIDLPNVTSVLFKDYESAFLAGIAAALETKSEKVGFIGGLDNETINAFEAGFLAGVEEINPDIEVQVTYLNGFDDANGATQATHEMIESGADIVFHAAGQAGLGMFSAIRQRLMENPEQELWAIGADVDQTREGAYFVGEEERSFTLTSTLKKAGEVIRDIAEQSYNGELEAGNIQYGVADEAIDISAGQLEGETYDIVSDYRDQIRAGELDVTALLK
- a CDS encoding transposase; the encoded protein is MAIHNYLVEVPKTKTSIKTAKNGTNYVYYSVETYRNKNNTPTHRERAIGKLNPDDPTTMYPNDNYLELFGAPEKIEPIQTPKAHLAAETVFLKEIAEMSGLEEVLKKVFPDYYREILNLAIYIVKKGGVMMNLEDYYSKHVLAYDLVPHSHQLNKFFEELTIDRHWSFFQEWNKYLETDTSYLAYDVTSVSTYSQNIPIAERGYNRDGEKLDQINFGTFFDPDKCLPVAYEVYNESIPDKTHFTSSLELSKILNFKDVCWVLDGGFMTEGNLEQLEEIEEEKFIMMAPLTQNKFKNKVLDEVFDLEKVDNYCYSTAANGKQVEIEINGSEYQLYLFREPMRAAEEKQTIYQRIKQEDETLAKQKGIKKKSFSSKYHNLEQVKGELKDYQKNNEKIEENLELAGTFAILTKGMDKHPDQILAIYRRRNEIEGFFNGMKNTLDTDRLRIHLISAMDGKMFVTFIALIIHSYLLNHERSDMPSDRNAPTVKALLLELEKITLYKYQGRKGVMAPLTKKQRDILEDYGINPDEFIEKVCEF